The following coding sequences lie in one Cercospora beticola chromosome 9, complete sequence genomic window:
- a CDS encoding uncharacterized protein (CAZy:AA3) — protein MPLTSRALIALAALLNIASARPIEESLESRQNAEWDVIIVGAGPGGIVTADRMSEAGKRTLLLEQGGGSYYSTGGRERPEWLSNTELSRVDVPGLYSSIFSGDSKLLCGDKQNGGFGGCTIGGSSAINAELFIHPPASDFDTYYPEQWKSKDMKSAIEKVKAKQPYTNTPSADGKRYMQSGYDASQNWLVNGAGLKNVAVNGKPNEKDGVFGRTNYAYERGQRSGPAKTYLTSALARPNFSLKSGVQVKRVQRNGGKATAVEATENGKTTTYRLSQNGRVILSGGSFFSPQLLMMSGIGDPASLTNLTQNKLLDMKPTAWINNTAVGDNLYDNPNTFIVLSGPNVQSYNFNYDSPIASDKDLYLKSRSGPYSSAGPTGLLWDKVKQADGSSIAVQGTVNVAGSFDYTGNDTITLNVYATSGAKSKSRLVLNEKGLPGMASDFLFSNPADADAVATVIHKIFQALPASGLTSLNLPATSSKDEILRYIAFPSKYTKGYVNHWSGSCKIGTCVDQNTKVKGMENLHVVDSSITEAFTTNPMFGIVAVAERASELILALDKK, from the coding sequence ATGCCTCTCACCTCAAGAGCTCTCATTGCTCTGGCCGCACTACTCAACATTGCTTCCGCAAGACCGATTGAGGAGAGCCTCGAGTCTCGACAAAATGCCGAATGGGATGTCATCATCGTTGGCGCTGGTCCAGGAGGAATCGTTACAGCGGATCGCATGAGCGAGGCCGGCAAGCGGACACTTCTCCTCGAGCAGGGCGGAGGTTCCTACTATAGCACCGGTGGAAGAGAGCGACCAGAATGGTTGTCGAACACAGAACTCTCCCGCGTGGACGTGCCAGGTCTATACAGCTCCATCTTCAGCGGCGACTCGAAGTTACTGTGCGGCGACAAGCAGAATGGTGGATTTGGAGGGTGTACCATTGGCGGCTCGAGCGCTATCAACGCAGAACTGTTCATCCACCCGCCGGCATCAGACTTCGACACTTACTACCCTGAGCAATGGAAGTCGAAAGACATGAAGAGCGCGAtcgagaaggtcaaggccAAGCAGCCTTACACCAACACACCTTCTGCTGATGGTAAACGATACATGCAGTCTGGTTACGATGCAAGTCAGAATTGGCTGGTCAATGGCGCTGGACTCAAGAACGTCGCAGTCAACGGCAAGCCAAATGAGAAGGACGGTGTCTTCGGACGAACAAATTACGCTTATGAGCGTGGTCAGCGAAGCGGACCCGCGAAGACATACCTGACATCTGCGCTTGCACGGCCAAACTTCTCCCTGAAATCTGGTGTCCAGGTCAAACGAGTGCAGCGAAACGGTGGAAAGGCAACCGCCGTCGAGGCGACCGAGAACGGAAAGACCACCACCTACCGTCTCTCCCAAAATGGGCGTGTCATCTTGAGTGGCGGATCATTCTTCAGTCCCCAACTGCTTATGATGTCTGGTATTGGCGATCCAGCTTCATTGACAAACCTTACCCAGAACAAATTGCTTGACATGAAGCCTACAGCATGGATCAACAATACGGCTGTTGGCGATAACCTCTACGACAATCCAAATACATTCATCGTCCTCTCGGGGCCAAATGTCCAGTCATACAACTTCAACTACGACTCGCCAATCGCCTCCGACAAGGACCTATACCTTAAATCCCGGAGTGGACCGTACTCAAGTGCTGGCCCGACTGGTCTCCTTTGGGACAAGGTGAAGCAGGCAGATGGCTCCAGCATCGCTGTGCAAGGTACCGTGAACGTTGCAGGATCCTTTGACTACACCGGCAATGACACGATCACCCTCAACGTCTATGCCACATCCGGTGCCAAGTCCAAGAGCAGACTCGTACTCAACGAGAAGGGTCTCCCAGGCATGGCATCAGACTTCCTGTTCAGCAATCCagctgatgctgatgccgTTGCGACTGTCATCCACAAGATTTTCCAGGCTCTTCCAGCAAGCGGCTTGACATCTCTCAATCTCCCTGCCACCTCATCGAAGGACGAGATTTTGAGATACATCGCTTTTCCCTCGAAGTACACCAAAGGTTACGTCAACCACTGGAGTGGAAGCTGCAAGATCGGCACCTGTGTCGACCAGAACACGAAAGTCAAGGGCATGGAGAATCTGCATGTTGTGGATTCCTCCATTACTGAAGCATTCACCACGAATCCGATGTTCGGAATTGTGGCTGTTGCTGAGCGGGCAAGTGAGTTGATTCTTGCTCTGGACaagaagtag